One Drechmeria coniospora strain ARSEF 6962 chromosome 01, whole genome shotgun sequence genomic region harbors:
- a CDS encoding DNA-directed RNA polymerase I subunit RPA1, with amino-acid sequence MNIAQPISSEVDAVEFTFLSPDEIQAISVKRIENDNTFDSLLNPVHGGLYDPALGSWGDQPCATCNLNQASCPGHPGHIQLPAPVYHPIFMDQAYHLLRATCVYCRGFRLPAKDLHKFMCQLRLLQHGLIREAYIVDAVGDKDCDGLGENLGSDESEADEENSSIDSAIRKRDKYVLHCLRTVKIRRSEAGRRKHEGMAQARRDIIKAFLAEITKRRHCATCSGISPAYRKDRYVKIFEKSLSAKELTAMAQRHLVRKDAMTRQFDEKSKSKLDTESSESEAVVQPTTDEEEERPVDVAAAQRYISPMEVRARLIELFKKEQDVVALLYDSKPRTRGSPDVTPDMFFITTILVPPSRYRPEARLGDAQVTEAEQNSLYKMILRGCTKIAHVHTVLRSNERADITQLHQAWTELQESVNALIDANKNPVQGAAAKRNEEGIKQKLEKKEGLFRKNLMGKRVNYAARSVISPDPNIETNEIGVPPVFAQKLTFPEPVTSHNFRDMQHAVINGAYKWPGAVAIENENGQVQMLRNKSVDERISLANQLLAPTDANAPKIRNKKVYRHMTNGDVVLMNRQPTLHKPSMMGHRVRVLPGEKTIRMHYANCNTYNADFDGDEMNMHFPQNEVARAEALQIADTDHQYLSGTQGKPLRGLIQDHISVSIALCSRDCFFSRGDYHALVYSAIRPESGHVYGDRIQLVPPAILKPVPRWTGKQVVTTILKNTQPPNCGPLTLHGESQIKAEQWGSKKSEEGTVLIQDGEFVTGILDKSQIGQSAGGLIHAIHEVHGPSAAGKLLTAMGRLLTRYLGMRAFSCGMDDLRLTAEGETSRQRELQVVRTVGREIASSYVSLKDVPDARDPVLLERLEEVLRDDKKQEGLDLLMNQGTKDITDAIQRACIPNGLEKPFPRNQMQAMTTSGAKGSKVNASLISCNLGQQVLESRRVPIMVSGKTLPCFQPFETNITANGYIGSRFLTGIRPQEYYFHHMAGREGLIDTAVKTSRSGYLQRCVIKGLEGVSVAYDTTVRDADGSIIQFLYGEDGLDVTKQSYLKDFGFILRNLVSEAAQLRYDSEVVQRLGATSNRAAFTKYMKSAVKHAQPGDPKARDPLTSAFNPTTNAFVLSESFFTAMSTYLKENSDGMIREKGDKEPAGAHQALNRKNAELLFAMKYLQSLIEPGEAVGVVAGQSVGEPSTQMTLNTFHLAGHAAKNVTAGIPRLREILMTASKDIATPAMSLYPHASLAAEEVETFAKSISALPMSFILESVVVEEKVGRGKIFGMAKIYVIKLKFFPAKEYLEMYHASVGEVLDAVERKLVRHIVTLSKAELKKRALQATAASPDIGAKVGVVEMVAPAAATAEAGAEDDDSGDEDHTSAKQRANRHEAVSYGPNDEADNEIQREMDDADVADETEAEGADDAAEKNEAMDVDTDDEASEGEKASSANARARRVMDAFDEVTAFECSESSGDGCQLTLEYDQAVPKLLMLNVVQAAVKKTMVREIRGIGACRVVQERTGKKELVIHATGANIQAVQRFNDHIDPDRIQTNDVAAVLSMYGVEACRSNIVRELGDVFGSHGIKVDNRHLNLIADYMTRNGGFTAFNRMGLQGNASPFTKMSFETTLAFLKDAVLDGGWDDLATPSGRLVMGRLGKLGTGSFDVLTHLPTYHADGNNPYQPNRPYVNRIRSSLHLIDASAKIEEERLPFFKSDEYYPVKIGDVIGGHYQIVAKLGYGTTSTVWLSRNLSDQKYWVMKVHINTLQYSHESVVYDHLAKHTEDHPGRKHVREFHESFQIKGPNGNHEVFVMAPLGMSLKSLQELQRNGVFQELLVIGALAQVVLALDFLHEAGITHTDVHPDNLLIGIVDESIYSKMEELEIQKPSPRKVARVGSEQRGNAMPLPYRAPEVILNMPWRYSVDAWGAGLLVWDLLRGESLFKVYDHESQELNDAHHLAAITALIGPPPQELLQSSEEAGKYWQEDGEWKGPVPLPPKRDIESLVSDMVGVDKENLTSFLECFIAWLPSDRLTCLQAYFHPWLKNKRNSMAK; translated from the exons ATGAATATCGCCCAGCCCATATCCTCcgaggtcgatgccgtcgagtTCACATTCCTGTCCCCGGACGAGATACAAGCCATCTCCGTCAAGCGCATCGAGAATGACAACACCTTCGACAGCCTTCTCAACCCCGTCCACGGCGGTCTCTACGACCCTGCCCTCGGATCATGGGGCGACCAACC GTGCGCCACCTGCAACCTGAACCAAGCGAGCTGCCCGGGACACCCAGGTCACATCCAACTCCCCGCACCAGTCTACCACCCCATCTTCATGGACCAGGCGTACCACTTGCTCCGAGCGACCTGCGTCTACTGCAGGGGTTTTCGACTACCCGCCAAGGACCTCCACAAGTTCATGTGCCAGCTCCGTCTGCTCCAGCACGGCCTCATCCGCGAAGCGTAcatcgtcgatgccgttggcGACAAGGACTGCGATGGTTTGGGGGAGAACCTCGGCtccgacgagagcgaggcgGACGAAGAAAACAGCTCGATCGACAGCGCCATCAGAAAAAGGGACAAGTACGTCCTGCACTGCCTTCGGACCGTCAAAATCCGACGGAGTGAGGCCGGGAGGCGGAAGCACGAGGGCATGGCCCAAGCGCGGCGAGACATCATCAAGGCCTTTCTCGCCGAAATCACCAAGAGAAGGCACTGCGCGACCTGCTCGGGAATCTCGCCGGCGTACCGAAAAGATCGCTACGTCAAGATTTTCGAAAAGTCGCTCTCGGCCAAGGAGctgacggccatggcccAGAGGCATCTGGTGCGGAAGGATGCCATGACGCGCCAGTTTGACGAGAAATCAAAGTCAAAACTCGACACCGAATCCTCCGAATCCGAAGCAGTCGtccagccgacgacggacgaagaggaagaacggcccgtcgacgttgccgcGGCCCAGAGATACATCAGCCCGATGGAGGTGCGCGCTCGATTGATCGAGCTGTTTAAGAAGGAGCAGGATGTTGTCGCCCTCCTGTACGACTCGAAACCGCGTACCAGAGGCTCTCCGGACGTCACGCCGGACATGTTCTTCATCACCACCATTCTCGTCCCGCCCAGCCGCTACCGACCGGAAGCCCGCCTCGGAGATGCGCAGGTGACCGAGGCGGAGCAGAATTCGCTCTACAAGATGATCCTGCGAGGCTGCACCAAGATTGCCCACGTGCATACCGTCCTGAGAAGCAACGAGCGTGCCGACATTACCCAGCTGCATCAGGCTTGGACCGAGCTTCAAGAGAGCGTCAATGCGCTGATTGATGCGAATAAGAATCCCGTCCAGGGTGCGGCTGCTAAGCGCAACGAAGAGGGCATCAAGCAGAAgctggagaagaaggagggcCTGTTCCGAAAGAACTTGATGGGCAAGCGTGTCAACTACGCCGCCAGAAGCGTCATCTCGCCCGATCCGAACATCGAGACGAACGAGATTGGCGTCCCCCCCGTCTTCGCCCAGAAGCTCACGTTCCCCGAACCCGTCACCAGTCACAACTTCCGAGACATGCAGCACGCCGTCATCAACGGTGCCTACAAGTGGccgggcgccgtcgccatcgagaACGAGAACGGCCAGGTGCAGATGCTGAGGAACAAGTCGGTCGACGAGCGCATCTCCCTCGCGAATCAGCTGCTCGCCCCGACGGACGCCAACGCGCCCAAGATACGGAACAAGAAAGTATATCGGCACATGAccaacggcgacgtcgtgTTGATGAACCGTCAGCCGACACTGCACAAGCCGTCCATGATGGGACATCGAGTTCGCGTCCTGCCGGGCGAGAAGACGATCCGCATGCACTACGCCAACTGCAACACCTACAATGCCGACTTTGACGGAGACGAGATGAACATGCACTTTCCCCAAAACGAGGTTGCCCGCGCGGAAGCCCTCCAGATTGCGGACACGGACCATCAGTACTTGTCGGGCACGCAGGGCAAGCCGCTACGAGGTCTGATCCAGGATCACATCTCCGTCTCCATCGCCCTGTGCAGTCGGGATTGCTTCTTCAGCCGCGGCGACTATCACGCCCTCGTCTACAGCGCCATCCGACCGGAAAGCGGCCACGTGTACGGCGACAGGATCCAGCTCGTCCCGCCCGCCATTCTCAAGCCGGTGCCGAGGTGGACAGGAAAACAGGTCGTCACGACGATACTCAAAAACACGCAACCGCCCAACTGCGGCCCGCTGACGCTGCACGGAGAATCTCAGATCAAGGCCGAGCAGTGGGGCTCCAAGAAATCCGAAGAGGGAACGGTGCTGATCCAGGACGGCGAGTTCGTcaccggcatcctcgacaagTCCCAGATCGGCCAGAGCGCCGGCGGCTTGATCCATGCCATCCACGAAGTCCAcgggccgtcggccgccggcaagCTGCTCACCGCCATGGGCCGGCTTCTGACCCGCTATCTCGGCATGCGCGCCTTCTCCTGCGGCATGGACGACTTGCGTCTcaccgccgagggcgagacgTCCCGGCAGCGAGAGCTGCAGGTTGTCAggaccgtcggccgcgagatCGCCTCGAGCTACGTCTCCCTCAAGGACGTGCCCGACGCTCGAGATCCCGTCCTCCTCGAACGTCTGGAGGAGGTTCTCCGCGACGACAAGAAGCAGGAAGGCCTGGACCTTCTCATGAACCAGGGGACCAAGGACATCACCGACGCCATCCAACGGGCCTGCATCCCCAACGGCCTCGAGAAGCCGTTCCCGCGAAACCAGATgcaggccatgacgacgtcgggTGCCAAGGGTTCCAAGGTCAACGCGTCCCTCATCTCCTGCAACCTGGGTCAGCAGGTGCTCGAGAGCAGGCGAGTGCCCATCATGGTCAGCGGCAAGACGCTCCCCTGCTTTCAGCCGTTCGAGACCAACATCACGGCCAACGGATACATCGGCAGCCGATTCCTGACGGGCATACGTCCGCAGGAGTACTACTTCCACCACATGGCCGGACGAGAAGGTCTCATCGACACGGCCGTGAAGACGTCGCGGTCCGGCTACCTTCAGCGATGCGTCATCAaaggcctcgagggcgtctCGGTGGCTTACGACACCACCGTtcgcgatgccgacggctccATCATCCAGTTTTTGTATGGCGAAGACGGCTTGGACGTCACTAAGCAATCGTACCTCAAGGACTTTGGCTTCATCCTGCGAAACCTCGTGTCCGAGGCGGCCCAGCTCCGATACGACTCCGAGGTGGTTCAGCGTCTGGGCGCGACGAGCAACCGAGCGGCGTTTACCAAGTACATGAAGAGCGCCGTGAAGCACGCCCAGCCCGGCGATCCGAAGGCGAGGGATCCGCTGACGAGCGCCTTCAACCCGACGACGAACGCCTTCGTCCTGTCCGAATCCTTCTTCACGGCCATGTCGACCTACCTGAAGGAGAACTCGGACGGCATGATTCGGGAGAAGGGTGACAAGGAGCCGGCCGGCGCGCACCAAGCGCTGAACCGAAAGAACGCCGAGCTTCTCTTCGCCATGAAGTATCTGCAATCGCTGATAGAgcccggcgaggccgtcggcgtcgtcgccggccagtCCGTGggcgagccgtcgacgcagaTGACGCTCAACacgttccacttggcgggGCACGCGGCCAAGAACGTGACGGCGGGTATCCCTCGGCTGCGAGAGATTCTCATGACGGCCTCGAAGGACATtgcgacgccggccatgtCCCTCTACCCGCACGCCagcctcgcggccgaggaggtggagACGTTTGCCAAGTCGATCAGCGCGCTGCCAATGTCGTTCATCCTGGaaagcgtcgtcgtcgaggaaaaGGTCGGCCGCGGCAAGATCTTCGGCATGGCCAAGATCTACGTCATCAAGCTCAAGTTTTTCCCTGCCAAGGAATACCTGGAAATGTACCACgccagcgtcggcgaggtgctGGATGCCGTGGAGAGGAAGTTGGTGCGGCACATCGTCACGCTGTCCAAGGCCGAGCTCAAGAAGCGAGCGCTgcaggcgacggccgcctccccGGACATTGGGGCCAAggttggcgtcgtcgagatggttgctcccgcggcggcgacggccgaggcgggtgccgaggacgacgactcggGCGACGAAGACCACACGAGCGCCAAGCAACGAGCCAACCGGCACGAGGCCGTGTCGTACGGACCgaacgacgaggcggacaaCGAGATCCAGcgcgagatggacgacgccgacgtggccgacgagacggaggcggagggcgccgacgatgcggcggAGAAGAACGAGGCGATGGACGTCGacacggacgacgaggcctcgGAAGGGGAgaaggcgtcgtcggccaatGCCCGTGCTCGGCGCGTCATGGATGCCTTTGACGAAGTCACGGCGTTTGAGTGCAGCGAAagcagcggcgacgggtgCCAGCTGACGCTCGAGTACGACCAGGCGGTGCCGAAGCTGCTCATGCTCAACGTCGTCCAGGCGGCCGTCAAGAAGACGATGGTCCGGGAGATtcgcggcatcggcgcctgCCGCGTCGTGCAGGAGCGGACGGGGAAGAAGGAGCTCGTGATCCACGCGACCGGTGCCAACATCCAGGCGGTCCAGCGGTTCAACGACCACATCGACCCGGACCGCATCCAGACGaacgacgtggccgccgtcctgtccatgtacggcgtcgaggcgtgCCGAAGCAACATCGTCcgagagctcggcgacgtTTTCGGGTCGCACGGCATCAAGGTCGACAACCGACACCTGAACCTCATCGCCGACTACATGACGAGGAACGGCGGCTTCACGGCCTTTAACCGCATGGGCCTGCAGGGCAACGCCAGCCCCTTTACCAAGATGAGCTTCGAGACGACGCTCGCCTTCCTCAaggacgccgtcctcgacggtggCTGGGACGACCTCGCGACGCCGAgcggccgtctcgtcatGGGCCGGCTCGGCAAGCTTGGCACGGGCAGCTTTGATGTTTTGACGCACCTGCCGACGTACCACGCCGATGG CAACAATCCGTACCAACCGAACAGGCCATATGTCAACAGAATACGGAGCAGCTTGCATCTT ATCGATGCATCGGCGAAGATTGAGGAAGAACGGCTTCCTTTCTTCAAGAGCGATGAATACTATCCCGTGAAGATTGGCGATGTCATCGGCGGCCACTACCAGATCGTGGCGAAGCTCGGTTACGGCACTACCTCGACCGTCTGGCTCTCGCGTAATCTCAG TGATCAGAAATACTGGGTTATGAAGGTTCACATCAACACGCTGCAGTACAGTCACGAATCCGTCGTCTATGATCATCTAGCCAAGCACACCGAGGATCACCCTGGCAGGAAACATGTTCGAGAATTTCACGAGTCCTTCCAGATCAAGGGACCAAATGGCAATCACGAAGTTTTCGTCATGGCACCTCTGGGTATGAGTCTCAAAAGCTTGCAGGAGCTTCAGAGAAACGGCGTCTTCCAAGAGCTGCTCGTCATCGGTGCTCTGGCCCAAGTCGTCCTTGCCTTGGATTTTCTCCACGAAGCGGGCATCACCCATACAG ATGTTCACCCCGACAATTTGCTCattggcatcgtcgacgagtcAATATATTCCAAAATGGAAGAACTCGAAATCCAGAAGCCGTCGCCCCGCAAAGTG GCTCGAGTGGGCAGCGAGCAGCGCGGGAACGCAATGCCGCTCCCTTACCGGGCACCCGAGGTCATCCTCAACATGCCCTGGAGATACAGCGTAGATGCCTGGGGTGCCGGTCTGCTG GTCTGGGATCTTCTCCGCGGCGAGAGCCTATTCAAGGTGTACGACCATGAGTCCCAGGAGCTGAACGATGCACACCACCTTGCAGCCATCACAGCACTCATCGGTCCACCGCCCCAGGAACTGCTGCAAAGCAGTGAAGAGGCAGGCAAATACTGGCAAGAAGATG GTGAATGGAAGGGCCCTGTCCCTCTGCCGCCCAAGAGAGATATTGAATCGCTCGTCAGCGACATGGTAGGAGTGGACAAGGAAAACTTGACCAGCTTTCTGGAGTGCTTCATCGCATGGCTTCCCAGCGATCGACTGACCTGCCTGCAAGCTTATTTTCACCCCTGGCTCAAGAACAAAAGGAATTCGATGGCGAAATGA